In Periplaneta americana isolate PAMFEO1 chromosome 4, P.americana_PAMFEO1_priV1, whole genome shotgun sequence, one DNA window encodes the following:
- the LOC138698072 gene encoding V-type proton ATPase 16 kDa proteolipid subunit c-like, protein MRPDLIMKSLVPIIMAGILAIYGLVVAVLIANDIKKNISGYTVYKGFLHFGGGLAVGLSGLAAGFAIGIVGDSGVRGNAQQPRLFIGMILILIFAEVLGLYGLIVAVFFYAD, encoded by the exons ATGCGACCCGACCTCATCATGAAATCCCTCGTCCCCATCATCATGGCGGGCATCCTGGCTATCTACGGGCTCGTCGTCGCAGTTCTCATCGCCAATGACATCAAGAAGAACATCAGCGGGTACACAGTGTACAA AGGTTTCCTTCACTTCGGGGGCGGACTGGCTGTGGGTTTAAGTGGACTGGCTGCCGGCTTTGCTATCGGCATCGTTGGTGACAGTGGAGTGCGCGGGAATGCCCAACAGCCTAGACTCTTCATAGGGATGATCCTCATCCTTATCTTCGCAGAAGTATTAGGGCTCTATGGACTTATTGTTGCAGTATTCTTCTATGCGGACTGA